Proteins found in one Paenibacillus wynnii genomic segment:
- the rnz gene encoding ribonuclease Z: protein MELYFLGTNAGIPTLQRNVTSIVLRLLEERRSYWMFDCGEGTQQQVLKSPLRLGKLEKLFITHMHGDHLFGLPGLISSRGYQGGTSPLTVYGPPGIKAYLETSLSLSQSRIPYKLEIIEHTGGLIFEDEGFKVEAGLLEHRIDSYGYRIVEKDSPGSLNTELLKAKGLKPGPLYGKLKKGFDVMTEEGETIHATDVLSKPKRGRVITILGDTRPCPGALHLSLDADLLLHEATFSQDLTDMAYQYYHSTALQAAECAKEAGARRLLLTHFSSRYSSFDELVPLLEEARSVFPETQLAEEFTAFPIYRR, encoded by the coding sequence ATGGAATTATATTTCTTAGGGACAAATGCCGGTATCCCCACATTGCAACGAAATGTAACTTCTATTGTCTTGCGTTTGCTTGAGGAACGCCGCAGCTACTGGATGTTTGATTGCGGGGAAGGTACTCAACAGCAGGTGCTTAAGTCTCCGCTTCGGCTTGGTAAATTGGAGAAGTTATTTATTACCCATATGCATGGTGATCATCTGTTCGGCCTGCCAGGGCTTATTTCCAGTCGGGGTTATCAGGGAGGAACAAGTCCCCTTACGGTCTACGGACCTCCAGGTATCAAGGCTTATCTGGAAACCTCCCTTTCACTGAGCCAATCCCGTATCCCTTACAAGCTTGAAATCATAGAGCATACCGGTGGACTTATCTTTGAGGATGAAGGCTTTAAGGTGGAGGCCGGATTATTGGAGCACCGTATTGACAGCTACGGATACCGCATTGTTGAAAAAGACAGTCCAGGCAGTCTTAACACGGAGCTGCTTAAGGCCAAAGGGCTGAAGCCGGGACCGTTATACGGAAAACTCAAAAAGGGTTTCGATGTGATGACGGAGGAAGGCGAGACTATACACGCTACCGATGTACTAAGCAAGCCTAAGCGAGGACGGGTGATCACTATTTTGGGCGATACAAGACCTTGTCCAGGTGCACTCCACCTTTCCTTGGATGCCGATTTATTGCTGCATGAAGCTACCTTTTCTCAAGATCTAACGGATATGGCTTATCAGTATTATCATAGTACAGCACTTCAAGCTGCTGAGTGTGCCAAGGAAGCAGGAGCACGCAGGCTTTTACTGACACATTTCAGCTCCCGCTACAGCTCTTTTGATGAGCTCGTTCCACTGCTGGAGGAAGCGCGGTCGGTATTCCCGGAGACACAGTTAGCGGAGGAATTTACAGCCTTTCCGATCTATCGGAGGTAA
- a CDS encoding HAD-IIA family hydrolase codes for MDNIEGILIDLDGTLYHGRHRIPGADDLIKGLRDAGIPFLFVTNNSSRTPESVAEHLRGMGIEARAEEVCTSSLAAAKYMSEETPGATVAIFGEEGLHQACMDVGLTLVTEAPQYVVQGIDRSFTYNSLAQASRWIMEGAVSVLTNPDLMLPSDDGVMPGAGTIGAAIEAASGVAPIVIGKPERHLMTYATALLNINPENAIVVGDNMRTDIAAGAGAGCRTVLVLTGLTTENNLEHYKTVTGLTPDYICADLTELMALLGL; via the coding sequence ATGGACAATATAGAAGGAATTTTGATAGATCTGGATGGAACGCTGTATCATGGCCGACACAGAATTCCGGGTGCGGACGATCTAATAAAAGGCCTTCGGGATGCGGGGATTCCTTTTTTATTCGTCACGAATAATTCTTCACGGACACCGGAGAGTGTAGCGGAGCATCTGCGAGGAATGGGCATAGAAGCTAGGGCTGAAGAGGTATGTACCTCCTCTCTTGCAGCAGCGAAATATATGTCCGAGGAAACACCGGGAGCAACGGTAGCGATATTCGGGGAAGAAGGTTTACATCAGGCATGTATGGATGTGGGGCTTACACTTGTAACCGAAGCTCCGCAATATGTTGTCCAAGGGATAGATCGCTCTTTTACATATAACTCTTTGGCTCAAGCCTCTAGGTGGATTATGGAGGGTGCCGTCTCCGTGCTCACTAATCCTGACCTCATGTTACCGTCGGATGACGGCGTGATGCCCGGCGCGGGTACGATTGGTGCAGCTATTGAAGCAGCAAGCGGAGTAGCTCCGATTGTCATCGGCAAGCCGGAGAGACACCTGATGACTTACGCAACCGCATTGCTTAACATTAATCCCGAGAATGCAATTGTAGTAGGTGACAACATGAGGACGGATATCGCTGCTGGTGCAGGGGCGGGTTGTCGTACGGTTCTTGTGCTGACAGGTTTAACTACAGAAAATAATTTGGAGCACTATAAGACCGTTACCGGACTAACTCCGGATTATATTTGTGCTGATTTAACTGAACTAATGGCGCTGCTCGGGTTATAA
- a CDS encoding Fpg/Nei family DNA glycosylase: protein MPELPEMENYRRLLSQHIINVPITGVTVNREKTINVETNVFAEALLGARVVFVERRAKYILFHLYDGRRLLLHLMLGGMLFYGTEEERPERSTQVELAFGDHILYFIGLRLGYLHLVSVKEGEALMGKLGPELLDRRMTLERFEELLKKRRGALKTTLVNQHVFAGIGNCYADEIAYEAKLLPTVLIQTLTKDSIARLYEAVRKVLTEATDTGGYMEIPFMTGDTVTGAYNDQCKVYDREGEPCLRGGGTIVKVELSGRKVFYCPDCQHEQ, encoded by the coding sequence ATGCCGGAATTACCGGAAATGGAGAATTACAGGAGGCTGCTGAGCCAGCATATTATAAATGTGCCAATTACGGGAGTAACCGTGAACCGAGAGAAAACCATCAATGTAGAAACGAACGTCTTTGCCGAGGCGTTGCTCGGAGCACGGGTGGTCTTTGTTGAACGGAGAGCCAAATATATTTTGTTCCATCTGTACGATGGCCGACGTCTCTTGCTGCATCTGATGCTGGGCGGAATGCTGTTCTATGGAACGGAGGAGGAAAGACCGGAACGCAGCACGCAGGTGGAGCTGGCCTTCGGGGATCATATTTTGTATTTCATTGGGCTGCGTCTTGGATATTTGCATCTGGTATCCGTCAAGGAAGGCGAAGCACTAATGGGTAAGCTGGGACCTGAACTGCTGGATCGCCGGATGACTTTGGAACGCTTTGAGGAATTGCTGAAAAAAAGACGCGGGGCGCTTAAGACAACACTCGTGAATCAACATGTGTTTGCAGGTATCGGTAATTGTTATGCGGATGAAATTGCCTATGAGGCCAAACTGTTGCCGACGGTACTAATTCAGACATTGACGAAGGACTCTATCGCCCGTCTGTATGAGGCAGTTCGTAAGGTTCTAACAGAAGCTACCGATACTGGCGGATATATGGAAATCCCCTTTATGACGGGTGATACGGTGACTGGTGCGTACAATGATCAATGCAAAGTGTATGACAGGGAAGGCGAACCTTGCCTTCGTGGTGGGGGAACCATTGTTAAAGTAGAGCTGTCTGGGCGTAAAGTGTTCTATTGCCCT